The Sulfurihydrogenibium sp. DNA window GAATTTTTACAGAAAAAGAAATTTGCGATGTATGTAGTGATGAAAGTAGAGATAAGTCTATAATCTGTGTAGTTGAAGAATCTTTTGATGCTTTTATGATTGAAAATACAGGTAAATACAACGGACTTTATCATGTTTTAGGCGGAAGGCTTTCTCCATTAGAAGGCATAGGTCCAGAAAAGCTAAACATAAAATCTTTAATTGAGAGAATAAAAAAACTGAATGTAAAAGAAATTATCTTTGCAACAAATCCAACAGTAGAAGGCGAAGCAACAGCAAATTATATACATAATTTGATAAAAAACTATCCTGTAACCATCTCAAGATTAGCTTATGGCTTACCTTTTGGCGGAGTATTAGAAAATGCAGATGATTTTACATTAGCTAAAGCGTTGGAAAATAAACAAA harbors:
- the recR gene encoding recombination mediator RecR gives rise to the protein MNLVPESIQQVISEISRLPGYGEKTAQRLAVNLLKMPKGEAVDLVRHLALMLDKVLLCRECGIFTEKEICDVCSDESRDKSIICVVEESFDAFMIENTGKYNGLYHVLGGRLSPLEGIGPEKLNIKSLIERIKKLNVKEIIFATNPTVEGEATANYIHNLIKNYPVTISRLAYGLPFGGVLENADDFTLAKALENKQILK